One part of the Desulfovibrio sp. JC022 genome encodes these proteins:
- a CDS encoding DUF3987 domain-containing protein, which translates to MSDMASMAYGGGCLLPPPSSFPHGVLPPRIEDSLDVAASAYNVPLAVPAITFLAVIGATVGRTRGLEVKPSWITHPNLYWALVAKSGTGKSPCSAAIMKPIHEKDQTEYQKHKQELSEYELDLKEWKADFARAQRENESLPDKPICPIWKQSYIEDSTTQALGTILAGNPRGVLWYRDELAGLLSDLGRYDNKGSDGGDKARLLSAYDCGPWKVSRSTREGLHIPHACVSIFGTVQPKLLPNLFKPQDTISGFLPRFLFVRCEQEAPPLWTSKSFDGEQAEHIHGFIHQAQGLSFGPDDSPQIISLSDAARELVQEWYDQQVLAHWYQPELEQFEALAPKLRGAFFKLSLIIHMLDCWSAGKSELCPVHPESIQKTIHLMEWLEEQQRQVWTLLSAGNKFQETSTMGRRVARAIVVLSKDLNQCLLPTSKIVEFLNRNLADSFHVKADAVGKSYKELGIEIGRNSRERGAKLTPEIIKTLSQYFPAEKGVIPVTGVTDPDKNHGIQIDTKMTAGVTPENQASPDVTVEKSNNIKVMKQE; encoded by the coding sequence ATGTCTGACATGGCGTCTATGGCTTATGGAGGGGGCTGCTTGCTCCCTCCGCCTTCCTCTTTTCCGCATGGAGTGCTTCCGCCTAGAATCGAAGATTCACTCGATGTCGCGGCTTCGGCCTACAATGTTCCGCTTGCCGTCCCGGCCATTACCTTTCTGGCGGTGATCGGGGCCACGGTGGGCAGAACTCGCGGCCTTGAAGTCAAGCCGAGCTGGATAACCCACCCGAATCTGTATTGGGCTTTGGTGGCGAAATCCGGCACGGGCAAAAGCCCTTGCTCTGCCGCGATCATGAAGCCGATCCATGAAAAGGATCAAACCGAGTACCAGAAGCATAAGCAGGAACTTTCAGAATACGAGCTGGATTTAAAGGAATGGAAAGCCGATTTTGCCCGCGCCCAGCGTGAAAATGAAAGCCTCCCGGATAAGCCAATCTGCCCGATCTGGAAGCAAAGCTATATCGAGGACAGCACCACGCAAGCCCTTGGCACAATTCTGGCCGGGAATCCTCGTGGCGTGCTCTGGTATCGTGATGAGCTGGCCGGGCTGCTCTCTGATCTTGGTCGTTACGACAATAAGGGCAGCGATGGAGGCGACAAGGCCCGTCTGCTTTCCGCTTACGATTGCGGACCGTGGAAGGTATCGCGCAGCACTAGAGAAGGACTGCATATTCCGCATGCCTGTGTTTCCATTTTCGGGACGGTCCAGCCAAAGCTACTGCCGAACCTTTTCAAACCGCAGGATACCATTTCCGGCTTTCTGCCGCGTTTCCTATTTGTTCGCTGTGAACAGGAAGCACCGCCGCTTTGGACATCCAAAAGTTTCGATGGAGAGCAGGCGGAACACATTCATGGATTCATTCATCAAGCACAGGGCTTGAGTTTCGGGCCTGATGATTCGCCGCAGATTATCAGCTTGTCGGACGCTGCCCGTGAGTTGGTGCAAGAGTGGTACGACCAGCAGGTTTTGGCCCACTGGTACCAACCGGAGCTTGAGCAGTTTGAAGCACTTGCTCCAAAACTGCGTGGTGCGTTTTTCAAGCTCTCGCTGATCATCCACATGCTTGATTGCTGGAGCGCGGGAAAATCAGAACTCTGTCCGGTCCACCCGGAGTCGATTCAAAAAACGATTCATTTGATGGAATGGCTTGAGGAGCAGCAAAGACAGGTTTGGACTTTGCTTTCTGCCGGGAACAAATTTCAGGAAACTTCGACCATGGGGCGCAGGGTTGCGCGGGCCATCGTTGTCCTTTCAAAAGACCTGAATCAGTGTCTGTTGCCGACTTCAAAAATTGTGGAATTTCTGAACCGAAATCTGGCTGATTCCTTCCATGTGAAAGCGGATGCGGTGGGCAAAAGTTACAAAGAACTGGGCATAGAAATCGGGCGCAACAGCCGCGAAAGAGGTGCCAAACTCACCCCGGAAATCATCAAAACGCTCTCCCAATACTTTCCTGCTGAAAAAGGCGTCATACCCGTCACAGGCGTCACTGACCCCGATAAAAATCATGGAATTCAGATAGATACAAAAATGACGGCTGGAGTGACACCTGAAAATCAGGCGTCACCAGATGTCACCGTAGAAAAGTCCAACAATATCAAAGTTATGAAACAGGAGTGA
- a CDS encoding AAA family ATPase: MLKNIFFKNFKSFKQATLPLAPFTVLIGTNASGKSNAIEGMLLLNQIAEGRNQAAPKDYSQNIRGQINHLGYCGESRFAVGCSKDEWSLTLELKTKNDGLQIVNESLEIIDKTNYPNKTYIKELNDILFLSPVPRLMRAPSAKSEKSIHANCRNLSGVTYNICRNQNSQTQILSILQRILGINAKAIEFQETDREMVTLKLVESFGDKVKKWEASLLSDGTLRILAIIAALLSAPAGTLVVIKNITERIHPSGVKYLLEEMYSIALERELQVLISTHNSTLMDTVPPELLGDTVLCYRDAEDGSSKLIKLSDLSDFPALLARGSLGKLATKQLLEKAAKSVLTPEEKKLKALKWINRLQQ, from the coding sequence ATGCTAAAAAACATATTTTTTAAAAATTTCAAAAGCTTCAAACAGGCAACCCTGCCGCTTGCCCCATTTACGGTGTTGATAGGGACTAATGCTTCCGGCAAAAGCAACGCCATTGAAGGCATGCTCTTGTTAAACCAAATTGCTGAAGGCCGTAATCAGGCAGCACCGAAGGATTACAGCCAAAACATACGTGGACAAATCAATCACCTTGGGTATTGCGGGGAATCTCGGTTTGCCGTTGGTTGCTCCAAGGATGAATGGAGCCTTACACTTGAATTAAAAACAAAGAATGATGGCCTGCAAATAGTTAATGAATCACTTGAAATAATTGATAAAACTAATTACCCAAACAAAACATATATCAAAGAGTTAAACGATATACTCTTTCTTTCACCAGTGCCAAGACTTATGCGTGCCCCAAGCGCAAAGTCAGAAAAAAGCATACACGCCAACTGCCGTAATTTATCCGGTGTGACTTATAACATATGTAGGAATCAAAACTCTCAAACACAAATCCTTTCAATACTCCAAAGAATACTGGGAATTAACGCCAAAGCGATTGAGTTTCAAGAAACCGACAGGGAAATGGTAACTCTAAAACTGGTAGAAAGCTTCGGTGATAAAGTTAAGAAATGGGAAGCATCTCTGCTTTCAGATGGAACATTACGCATTCTGGCGATTATAGCGGCTTTGCTTTCCGCTCCTGCGGGAACACTAGTGGTCATTAAAAATATAACCGAAAGAATTCATCCCAGCGGCGTAAAATATTTGCTTGAAGAAATGTACAGCATAGCCCTCGAACGCGAATTGCAGGTTCTAATTTCTACCCACAATTCTACCCTTATGGACACCGTACCACCTGAATTACTTGGAGATACAGTCTTATGTTATCGTGATGCTGAAGACGGCAGCAGTAAACTAATCAAGCTTTCCGATCTCAGTGATTTCCCGGCTCTACTTGCTCGTGGATCACTTGGAAAGCTTGCTACTAAGCAACTACTCGAAAAAGCAGCAAAATCAGTTTTGACTCCAGAAGAAAAGAAACTCAAAGCTCTAAAATGGATTAATAGATTACAACAGTAA
- a CDS encoding GIY-YIG nuclease family protein: MGKLGYIYILRQNQMPNMVKIGRTSREPEKRAAEISSVTGVPTPYKVFWAALVEDHEGTEKYLHQQLAQYHLNKEFFEISAEKAESYVTSLLTQKSIHYSVERSEAVLKAQRIKAEQDRMRRTAIAKQKETQRIEEERKEKEQKELKARIQAEREAKAKAIRKKSKEIAKLKMEIKECEKELNSFKIENIIPYLFTAMAIFLFFIKGNGQKNDIIVGTALICVGLLGIYFGVTDKKEKRNYLNSLKMRYTNINNGRIEF; the protein is encoded by the coding sequence ATGGGAAAACTTGGTTACATATACATCCTTAGGCAGAATCAAATGCCTAATATGGTCAAAATAGGTAGAACTTCGCGAGAACCTGAAAAAAGAGCAGCAGAAATATCCTCAGTTACAGGTGTCCCTACTCCATATAAAGTTTTCTGGGCTGCGCTTGTTGAGGATCACGAGGGTACTGAAAAATATTTACATCAACAATTAGCTCAATACCATTTAAATAAAGAATTCTTTGAAATTTCTGCTGAAAAAGCTGAAAGCTATGTCACCTCACTCTTAACCCAAAAAAGTATCCATTATTCTGTTGAACGAAGTGAAGCCGTTTTAAAAGCTCAAAGAATTAAGGCTGAACAAGATCGTATGCGAAGAACGGCAATTGCTAAACAAAAAGAAACTCAAAGAATTGAAGAAGAGCGAAAAGAAAAAGAACAAAAAGAGCTAAAAGCACGCATTCAAGCTGAACGTGAAGCAAAGGCCAAAGCTATTAGAAAAAAATCAAAAGAAATAGCAAAACTTAAAATGGAAATTAAAGAATGTGAAAAAGAATTAAATTCATTTAAAATTGAAAATATAATACCATATTTGTTTACTGCAATGGCTATTTTTTTGTTTTTTATAAAAGGAAATGGTCAAAAAAATGATATTATTGTTGGAACAGCACTTATTTGTGTTGGACTATTAGGGATATACTTTGGTGTCACTGACAAAAAAGAAAAGAGAAATTATCTAAATTCATTGAAAATGCGTTATACAAATATAAATAATGGTCGCATAGAATTTTGA
- a CDS encoding AlpA family transcriptional regulator: protein MRTETNHTAYHLPNTGFVRLVDVLKVIPVSKTTWWKGIQTGRFPKPVKLTERTTAWRVCDIHKLIEELEA from the coding sequence ATGCGAACCGAAACCAATCACACCGCATACCATCTGCCCAATACGGGCTTTGTAAGACTTGTTGATGTCCTGAAAGTCATTCCAGTTTCCAAGACAACTTGGTGGAAAGGAATCCAGACCGGACGCTTTCCCAAGCCGGTAAAACTTACCGAGCGCACAACCGCTTGGCGGGTCTGCGACATCCACAAACTCATCGAAGAGCTGGAAGCATAG
- the mobC gene encoding plasmid mobilization relaxosome protein MobC — translation MKNEEKRTEFVNTRVTPTEKHLLKIQAEAEGMSVGDFVRMQLNRPRVRKTKVERQKVIHLARIGNNLNQIARWANTYKKNAEAAQVMLVLLEIREEFKCL, via the coding sequence ATGAAGAATGAAGAGAAGCGCACCGAGTTCGTGAACACGCGGGTCACTCCCACCGAAAAGCACTTGCTCAAAATTCAGGCTGAAGCGGAAGGCATGAGCGTCGGAGATTTTGTCCGCATGCAGCTCAACCGCCCCCGCGTCAGAAAGACGAAAGTCGAGAGGCAGAAGGTCATCCATCTGGCCCGCATCGGAAACAATCTGAACCAGATCGCTCGCTGGGCCAATACATATAAAAAGAATGCCGAGGCCGCACAGGTCATGCTGGTCCTGCTCGAAATCAGGGAAGAGTTCAAATGCTTATGA
- a CDS encoding Fic family protein produces MWIHEHQDWPNFSWNAEKLISKLADVRHRQGVLLGKIGNLGFDLRNEAGLKTLTNDIVHSSAIEGELLNPEEVRSSIAQRLGIEIAGLKPAGRDVDGIVEMMLDATQRYAEPLTKDRLCDWHGALFPMGRSGIKRITVADWRPAEVGVMQVISGPMGREKVHFEAPDADRLEDEMARFLEWFESEDDTDPVLRAGIAHLWFVTIHPFEDGNGRIARTIADMALARADGAAERYYSMSTQIELKRKDYYSHLERQQRGTPEITKWLEWFLDCLKEALINAESTLSHVLHKASLWERISQQSPINDRQRSVLERMLDENFKGYMNSSKYAKLAKCSTDTALRDVKDLVKRGILLQNPGGGRSTSYRLNDLSNDTTV; encoded by the coding sequence ATGTGGATACACGAACATCAAGACTGGCCGAACTTCTCATGGAACGCTGAAAAGCTCATTTCCAAACTGGCAGACGTCCGCCATCGGCAGGGCGTGTTGCTGGGTAAGATTGGGAATTTGGGCTTCGATCTGAGAAATGAGGCGGGCCTGAAGACTCTTACCAATGACATCGTTCATTCATCAGCCATAGAAGGTGAACTCCTCAATCCAGAGGAGGTACGCTCCTCTATTGCCCAACGTCTGGGAATCGAGATTGCCGGGCTGAAACCGGCAGGGCGCGATGTGGACGGCATAGTTGAAATGATGCTCGATGCCACACAGCGATACGCGGAGCCGTTGACCAAGGATCGGCTTTGTGATTGGCACGGGGCACTTTTCCCGATGGGGCGCAGCGGCATCAAGCGGATTACCGTTGCAGACTGGCGTCCTGCGGAAGTCGGAGTCATGCAGGTAATCTCCGGGCCTATGGGACGTGAGAAAGTCCATTTTGAAGCACCGGATGCTGACCGCCTTGAAGATGAGATGGCTCGATTTCTGGAATGGTTCGAGAGCGAAGATGATACTGATCCGGTTCTGCGTGCCGGAATAGCCCACCTGTGGTTTGTTACCATTCACCCCTTTGAAGACGGCAACGGACGTATTGCGCGTACCATCGCGGATATGGCCTTGGCTCGTGCTGATGGAGCGGCGGAGCGATATTACAGCATGTCCACTCAGATTGAGCTGAAGCGCAAGGATTACTATTCCCATCTGGAGCGGCAGCAGCGCGGCACGCCGGAAATCACCAAATGGCTGGAATGGTTTCTGGATTGCCTGAAAGAAGCCCTGATCAATGCCGAATCCACGCTGAGTCATGTGTTGCATAAAGCCAGCCTGTGGGAACGGATCTCCCAGCAGTCGCCGATCAATGATCGCCAGCGGTCCGTGCTTGAGCGCATGCTCGATGAAAACTTCAAGGGATACATGAACTCATCCAAATACGCCAAGTTGGCTAAATGCTCCACAGATACCGCCCTGCGTGACGTCAAGGATTTGGTGAAGCGTGGAATATTGCTCCAGAATCCCGGAGGCGGGCGGAGTACCAGTTATAGATTGAATGACCTCTCAAATGACACCACAGTGTAA
- a CDS encoding integrase arm-type DNA-binding domain-containing protein, whose translation MALTVKQIQAAKPKKKLYRLGDSNGLCLEITPSGTKLWRYRFRFNGKEKMMSLGSYPATSLKEARDKRDEQRKILERGINPSEYKKDQQATVSGENEFEAIAREWHTKFKSTWTKGHAQTVIRRLELNCFPWIGKMVVSEIEPPDVLKVLRRIESRGALETAHRVRSILGQVLRYAVATGRATRDATADLKGALPPVKHKHMATITDPKQIGPLLNNIDEYQGNTMTKCALQLAPLVFVRPGELRHGEWEEIDFDTAEWRIPAEKMKARRPHIVPLSRQALEVLFELKPLTGEGRYLFPSIRSKLYPMSENTVNGALRRLGYSKEEITGHGFRSMASTNLNENGWKPDVIERQLAHVEGNSVRAAYNHADYLPERRKMMQWWADFLDALRNKTEVPAID comes from the coding sequence ATGGCTCTTACCGTAAAGCAGATTCAAGCTGCAAAACCCAAAAAGAAATTATACCGCCTCGGTGATTCAAATGGGCTCTGTCTCGAAATCACACCCTCCGGCACAAAACTGTGGAGATACCGATTTCGTTTTAACGGCAAAGAAAAAATGATGTCTTTAGGCTCCTACCCTGCGACCAGTCTAAAAGAAGCCCGAGACAAACGAGACGAGCAACGTAAAATTCTTGAACGAGGAATAAATCCCTCCGAATATAAAAAAGACCAGCAGGCCACAGTAAGCGGAGAAAATGAATTCGAAGCAATAGCCCGCGAATGGCATACCAAATTTAAAAGCACTTGGACCAAAGGACATGCCCAGACAGTTATCAGACGTCTTGAGCTGAACTGCTTCCCTTGGATCGGCAAAATGGTTGTCAGTGAAATTGAACCGCCGGATGTTTTGAAAGTCCTCAGAAGGATCGAAAGCCGGGGTGCGCTCGAAACAGCACACCGGGTACGCAGTATTCTCGGACAGGTTTTACGCTATGCCGTTGCCACCGGACGAGCCACCCGCGATGCTACAGCGGACCTCAAAGGTGCCCTGCCCCCGGTAAAACACAAGCACATGGCAACCATCACCGACCCCAAACAGATCGGCCCCCTGCTCAATAATATTGACGAGTACCAAGGCAACACCATGACCAAATGTGCCTTGCAGCTCGCCCCACTCGTTTTTGTCCGTCCCGGAGAGCTACGCCATGGCGAATGGGAAGAAATAGATTTTGATACTGCCGAATGGAGAATTCCGGCAGAAAAGATGAAAGCCCGCCGTCCTCACATTGTACCGCTTTCCCGGCAGGCTCTGGAAGTCCTCTTCGAGCTGAAACCGCTTACAGGCGAGGGTAGATACCTGTTCCCCAGCATCCGCAGTAAATTATACCCCATGAGCGAAAACACCGTTAACGGTGCCCTGCGTCGCCTCGGTTACAGCAAAGAAGAAATTACCGGACACGGCTTCCGCTCCATGGCCTCGACCAACCTCAATGAAAATGGCTGGAAGCCGGACGTAATTGAAAGACAACTTGCCCATGTTGAAGGAAACAGCGTGCGAGCAGCTTATAACCACGCCGACTATCTGCCGGAACGCCGCAAAATGATGCAGTGGTGGGCGGATTTTCTGGATGCTTTAAGAAATAAAACAGAAGTTCCAGCAATAGACTAA
- a CDS encoding relaxase/mobilization nuclease domain-containing protein, which yields MLMKVFRHGVGRGSKVIGYVTGQHDARRKVTPPEVLRGDPDSVCDLIDTTTRKWKYTSGVLSWAPGDEVTPEDEKKLMDGFESMAFAGMEPDQYSILWVRHSHAGHHEMHFVIPRTELRTDKAFNPCPPGWEKQYNPWCELQNRRRNWARPDELKRARLVSLGSSIQSYKSGNASEIRRTVTEAIVQGVETGLIHNRQDIINTLEEFGFAVPRKGKEYITIEIPKDENDTVSRKRKNNRIRLKGVLYAESWTVEEFKQRAELGRENETADGRAGAKFQADNSRRIAELEQRVAGIRETRAEYHRSRYKSRSYSGQESSGKLDRKLKNNLTYPAAGIHSPHDSGLPDDHRRDHDLGEVGGKKVAGNNAKPERIPTGFNQAYGKAEKGKNPDGLGNLSARSRKTEVPDFPQGHENPNNDDPRRGCSTIHRRVDYDRVTAELIGFDEPDRTAAGPTVGSARRQDSGLGAGNTRLPRLAERIGESIERVGKIVRSMKKLMWRFKKVRGRGAGLGR from the coding sequence ATGCTTATGAAAGTCTTCCGGCACGGAGTCGGGCGGGGTTCCAAAGTCATCGGATATGTGACTGGCCAGCATGACGCCAGACGGAAGGTCACGCCGCCGGAAGTTTTGCGCGGTGATCCTGATTCAGTCTGTGACCTCATCGATACGACCACCCGCAAATGGAAATATACATCCGGCGTTCTTTCGTGGGCTCCGGGTGATGAAGTCACGCCCGAAGACGAGAAAAAGCTCATGGACGGCTTTGAATCGATGGCCTTTGCCGGGATGGAGCCGGACCAATATTCTATCCTTTGGGTGCGGCACAGTCATGCTGGACATCATGAGATGCACTTCGTAATCCCGCGCACCGAGCTGCGGACGGACAAGGCTTTCAATCCCTGTCCACCGGGATGGGAGAAGCAATACAACCCATGGTGCGAGTTGCAAAACCGCCGCCGCAACTGGGCGCGGCCCGATGAACTGAAACGCGCAAGGCTGGTCAGCCTCGGCAGCTCAATCCAAAGTTACAAATCAGGCAATGCTTCCGAAATTCGGCGCACCGTGACAGAGGCCATTGTTCAGGGTGTTGAAACAGGCCTGATCCATAATCGGCAGGACATCATCAATACGCTGGAAGAGTTCGGCTTCGCAGTGCCGCGTAAGGGTAAGGAATACATAACAATTGAAATACCGAAGGACGAGAACGATACCGTTTCCCGGAAACGCAAAAACAACCGTATCCGTTTAAAAGGAGTACTCTATGCAGAATCATGGACAGTCGAAGAGTTCAAACAACGCGCTGAGCTTGGCCGAGAAAATGAAACAGCAGATGGACGAGCAGGCGCAAAGTTCCAAGCAGATAATTCAAGAAGAATTGCAGAACTTGAGCAGCGAGTTGCAGGAATCCGCGAGACACGAGCTGAGTACCATCGAAGCCGCTATAAAAGCAGAAGTTATTCAGGTCAGGAGTCGTCAGGAAAGCTTGATCGAAAGCTTAAAAACAACCTCACGTATCCCGCTGCTGGTATCCATAGCCCTCACGATTCTGGTCTGCCTGACGATCATCGGCGGGACCATGATCTGGGAGAAGTGGGAGGTAAAAAAGTTGCAGGGAATAACGCAAAGCCTGAAAGAATCCCAACTGGCTTCAATCAAGCTTACGGAAAAGCAGAAAAAGGTAAAAATCCTGATGGACTGGGGAATCTATCCGCACGTTCAAGGAAGACAGAAGTACCTGATTTTCCCCAAGGGCATGAAAATCCAAACAACGACGACCCGAGACGGGGATGCAGCACTATACATAGAAGAGTAGATTATGACCGAGTTACAGCAGAGCTTATTGGATTTGATGAACCGGATCGAACGGCAGCAGGCCCAACGGTTGGCAGCGCAAGACGCCAAGATAGCGGCCTTGGAGCAGGAAATACAAGGCTGCCGCGACTTGCAGAACGAATTGGAGAGAGTATTGAGCGAGTTGGAAAAATTGTTCGCTCGATGAAAAAGTTAATGTGGAGGTTTAAGAAAGTTAGAGGTCGGGGTGCTGGGCTTGGGAGGTGA